Genomic window (Branchiostoma lanceolatum isolate klBraLanc5 chromosome 13, klBraLanc5.hap2, whole genome shotgun sequence):
TGCGCCTTCACCTGCACAATTGTTCAAGAAAGTGCTGTGACTGAAAACCAGACACTCAGCAACACTATGGAACAAATTCCGAACAACGCAAGCCCGCAAACAGGCACCACATCCGACAGAGCTAGcacaacttcaagttcaatccCACCGGAGACATCCATGGTGGCAGCAGTTACAACACCACAAGAAACCCCTCAAACAGGCACCACATCCGACAGAGCTAGcacaacttcaagttcaatccCACCGGAGACATCCGTGGTGTCAGCAGTTACAACACCGCAGGAAAGCCCTCAAACAGGCACCACCTCCAACAGAGCTAGcacaacttcaagttcaatccCACCGGAGACATCCATGGTGGCAGCAGTTGCAACACCGCAAGAAAGCCCTCGCCCGAGACGCAAAACGATCCACATGAAGTTCAACTGTAACCTGTGTAAAGAAGATCTGGTGAACACCAAACTTGCCACCAGGAGGTCCCATCTTCTGAAGAAGCATAAGATCAGGAAATCCGACGAGTCATTCTTCACCGCTCGGATCGTCCAAGACTATGAAGACGAAAGTGATGCAGTGGAAAAACAAAAAGTTAGCAGgaaaagcaagcaagcaagttCCTCAAATGGTCCTCCTGTGTCATCTGTCCCCTCGACGCCACAAGACAGTTCTAATGGAGGGCAGGAGACAGTGTGGAAGTTCACATGCCGTCTGTGTAACGAAAAGCTCACCAGAACGGGGCACCAACACCATGAAAACTACAACACAGGGCACGACGCCATGAAGCACCACCTGGAGCTCAAGCATCGGATCACGGAGTCATTCGAGTACTTTTACACGGCCGAGAGCGTTTCTAGCACCGGCGTTACCGTGACGATAGCGAAAAGACGTCGAGTAGAACAGTCACCGACTCCTGTGGCGTCCGTTCGTGCAACGCCGCAACAAAGTTCTCACGGACAGCAGGAACCTGTGTGGAAGTTTACCTGCAGCCTGTGTAAGCTTAAGGACACCCCAAACATTACCAACCACGACGCCATGAAAGCCCATCTTATCGAGAAGCATCGGATTACGAAGTCTCACGAGTCGTATTACAGTGCTAGGATTGTCCAAGAGCATGAAGACCGAAGTGACAAGCTGGAAAGACGAAACGTTCGCGTGAAAAGCAAGCAAGCGAGAATTACCCCCATTAATATTCTCTCACGACCAAAACAAAAAGTCCTTACCTGCGGTCTGTGTTACGAAGACATCGACACCGGTAGTCGTGACGACATGGAATCTCATCTCATGACGAAGCATGGCGTAACAGGTTCCTTCGACCAGTTCTACACCACTGAGACGGCTTTTCGCGGTAGTGCGACGACAGGAAAAAGGCTTCGAGAGGAATCAGAACAATTGCCAAGCAGGAAGATGCTTTCTTCTTATTTTCCGGTGGCAGGAGCCAACACAACTTTCGCGGCAGCAGAAACCGGACAGCCCACACCGATCGACTGCCAACAGTCTCTGCCTCCCGTAGATACAGAGCTAACTACATCAGTGCAGCGTGGTGATAGCATGCTGACCGTTGGGACTGATATCGAGCCTGTGCCTCAACCCAGTCTGATGTCGCGACTGCCCTCCAGGATGACTGCACAGTTACGGAGCTCGTACcaggtttgttgtttgtttgtttgtttgtttgtttaggatATCCATAAGGAACAAACATCATAGTTACTATTTTTCATAGAGTCTGATAGTATATACAAACTTAAAATTGAATATGCCATATCAGTATATGTACagtaatggagatctaaataaaacaaacaaattcttaATTATGACTTACAGTCacatatcaatttttttaattgtaTGAAGTTCGTTGAGCAGTCTGTCAAATTCAAGGTTGCAGGCTGATCATATCGAGGTCACCGTGTTAGTGAAATGGGGGTGTAAGGGCtttagttaccttcgccgagaaggttatgcatagggtagcgtttgtatgtatgtatgtatgtatgtgtgtatgtaatgtacagcataactcgagaaggcttggatggattgtcttgatatttggtaggtgggtaggtcttgatgagatttggaaatgattagattttgggtcccctagcggcttgttacggtactgcagcggaatttcctgttttgatatctcgtgttctggacatgctatggaactgatttttgagtggtagatagctctttggacagagagtaagtggtatgggtttgggccccctgcgccctcttgtttcagcccagcgcccccttgtcgaattcaaaTTTTAGCttgatatccagcatacagccttcactcagcgatCGATTCTCCCattgctccctcttattcaatttttctagaaaaaaacttgaaaaaccGTTTATATTTTATAATCTTCACTTTGCTCCCAATTTTATTTTCCCCACCAGGTGTATGAGTGCTCCCTGTGCGGCTCCCAGTACCGCTACTTCGCCTCCATCCTGGAACACATGCAGCAGAAACACAGCCTGGCCGGTAGCTGCACCAGGTTCATACGCAGAAACGTGTTGCCAGTCGGGAAAAACGCTCGCCGGTTCGCTGGGTACCCGCAGAAGGGCGCTTCTACCGTAGCTCCGTTTGCTGGTTACCAAGACGATGGTGCCTCAACTGCTGCAGGGACAACAGCTACACTTGCTGGGTACCTGCAAAATGATGCTCCCCCCGGTATTGCTGCACAGAGAATAGCTCAGTTTGCTGGAAGCACCCAGATAGGTACTAACACTACATCTTCACTTGCTAGGAACCTTCAGAAGGGTGCCCAGGCTTCCATGACATTAACATCAAAAGCAAACGACTGTCCTCAGCCGCAGACTGTCACCACAAAACTCACCGTTAAGACAGAGCCTGAGGATGATGATGGGTATCAGCAAAATGCTGCCTCCACTAAAACATGTACAGGGACGGCAACATCGTTCCTTGCTTCTATCCTTCAAAAAAGTGCTTCCGCTAAAAATGCATCAACGTTTGCTGGGTACTCGCAGAAAGGATTGCAAGCTTCCTCTGTGGAGGATGCATCTAGCTCAAGTGACTGTGTCCAGTCTCAGAGTGTCACCACAAAACTCACCATTAAGACAGAGCCAGACAACGATGACGAGTACAACAACAGCAGTAGTGTGACGTTCTCACAGACTGTGGCGCCGCAAGACGACCAGATTCAGGCTTCTACGTCAAAGTCTGCCGGCTCGACCCGCTCCAAACCAAACCAGCAGCTCTTCTCAATCTGTCCAAGTCACAGAAGAAAACAGTCCAATCCAAAACCTTCAGTTGTAAAGTCAAAAGAAAGCAACCAAGACAACGAGAGCACTGAACTCACCTCAATAACTGTAAAGACAGAACCAGAGGACTATGACGTCACCGAAACCTCGAACTTGGAGTTCTCTTCCCTGGATGTGACTCGACTGGCGGAGGAAGGGGTCAGGTTCAAGTGCGGGCCGCCGTGTAACAATGTGTGGAGCAGCTGGGAGGAGCTGACAACGTACTGTCACAGCTACCAGCCATCCGGCACaggtgtgttgtttgtgttttacctcatgcatgtttcttctcctcatcaaatcttcaaattgattcatctctgtcattttggGGCCAATTGACCTGCAATTTGGTACAAGGGCAGAGTGGACAAATAGTCccggaatttttttttcaatatctgaCTTTAAAATcgttttcttgaaatttttggaCCATTTCCAgaccaaaactgtatattttggcctcctgtgccctGGCATTGCAACTGAATTACCCGAAATTTGGTCTAGGGTTGCCTtcaacaaatattcaaaggaccACATTCACATTGTTGACATACACCACTTTGAAAGGATTTATTTGGGAAtttcgaaaatatttttccACTTCTGTCACTATATTCACTCGCAGTTGTTGCTTTTCTAGTTTGCCTCTATCTTAGATGTAATCCATTCATCTTCCGCAGGTCGTGACCAGGTCACCCTACAGATGACGCGGGAcaccatccagacgttctttgCGCCCTCGGAGCACGGCTACGAGTGCAGCTTCTGCTACAAGTGTTTGGGCAAGGACACAAACCTCGCCGACCACCTCGCTCTGCACACTGTGCCAAGTGTGAAGGTCAAGATCGTTAGAACATCAACGGTCTAGTGAGTGTCAGTCTAGTATGTGAAGGATTGGCAAGGTAGAAAGATATGCaagatagcagttactcaaacaaatGGATAGATTTtcaaatggtcagatgtttcagacagcatctgcatCTTTCCTCAGCGATTGAACCGTCTGACCAGTTACAAACGTGTCCATGTTATCTTGGGATATattaatacctggatgtctagcctggtacatgtacatatgtatgtgtaGCACTGGATAAACTTTTCCTAGTTCCACTTGGCACAAGATGTTGCA
Coding sequences:
- the LOC136446798 gene encoding streptococcal hemagglutinin-like, which gives rise to MAFLQRKIKTEPEEEAQEETTTESEKDVQLQDRTKPVLDNGTSAASCSSELDITAKCSISTSISRRKVKKEQEEEEDVQDLLEMESVEDNSTTGKDYVLALSFADKNYTEASESQPDPQEQVNVLYHVTLPEDCSREQDNDKGESPDTLESSSDSMYNIDINTSESDSEEEAMSSSTWEEDKNGGTSTGAALLTENHQPLYVHGMESNVTVTEVHDKQARNTELNDLLYMQREIFGEDAARSYQTVLNQAEQKRRDKDGQKGRDNKGRFTSVDGATGKGTGKGTGGWYSSERKSKRKSSQPVKRSTSIANLLSDASNTCTAGRKRRKPDPKSLVERFMEETGLNMEDFVEKLTVACRDDPTFRRKQRVYSCKHCSDYCYTLNEVIRHVAQQHGTLVENFQKEATVSRNLQKYHAPADMVAACMNDRMQSVAVEQNTSHNTAAHPPQKQLMSKQDIETITKSYGTRSRPVRFNCRLCKLRLNTPTFAAMQAHVRNKHYLEWNMVPWFFDGFRTITVGREDTQEATDVSGRQTSPLNAAPTPSTSKTSFAATQNTSQSTATDVSGWQTGHSNAAPSTSKTSFAATQNTSQSTATDVSGWQTGHSNAASSTSTTSFAATQNTSQSAISQAHPVADLETIRVIPQRDSVMITMRDRTMRDRPVKFICCLCQLDLKIISSIGAIKTHLRKRHRVTWNYERCYTVEGGTDETRQFLDVMRKQESPWNVSRQSTVQQLLAQQKTHVSPSESADNSKKSTKLKRLTFHYNCCLCEEDLDVTSAAGMRDHLRERHLATCAFEKYYTIEHSGEMNQQEHVSPSEAPMVVGTALVSDSQQKRTLGFKCHLCLEDLKISKKLEIVWHLHHKHLIKSSVKTCFNTRFVGAADHEQRKEKAEEREEKAGEKSKQSDDCEMLKEVPDRDNTSDNASDNTSDNTNEKTSDNTPPILVDMHYGCNTNRRGKYVCRLCEEIMSAYNDMTLHLQVKHKVKCAFTCTIVQESAVTENQTLSNTMEQIPNNASPQTGTTSDRASTTSSSIPPETSMVAAVTTPQETPQTGTTSDRASTTSSSIPPETSVVSAVTTPQESPQTGTTSNRASTTSSSIPPETSMVAAVATPQESPRPRRKTIHMKFNCNLCKEDLVNTKLATRRSHLLKKHKIRKSDESFFTARIVQDYEDESDAVEKQKVSRKSKQASSSNGPPVSSVPSTPQDSSNGGQETVWKFTCRLCNEKLTRTGHQHHENYNTGHDAMKHHLELKHRITESFEYFYTAESVSSTGVTVTIAKRRRVEQSPTPVASVRATPQQSSHGQQEPVWKFTCSLCKLKDTPNITNHDAMKAHLIEKHRITKSHESYYSARIVQEHEDRSDKLERRNVRVKSKQARITPINILSRPKQKVLTCGLCYEDIDTGSRDDMESHLMTKHGVTGSFDQFYTTETAFRGSATTGKRLREESEQLPSRKMLSSYFPVAGANTTFAAAETGQPTPIDCQQSLPPVDTELTTSVQRGDSMLTVGTDIEPVPQPSLMSRLPSRMTAQLRSSYQVYECSLCGSQYRYFASILEHMQQKHSLAGSCTRFIRRNVLPVGKNARRFAGYPQKGASTVAPFAGYQDDGASTAAGTTATLAGYLQNDAPPGIAAQRIAQFAGSTQIGTNTTSSLARNLQKGAQASMTLTSKANDCPQPQTVTTKLTVKTEPEDDDGYQQNAASTKTCTGTATSFLASILQKSASAKNASTFAGYSQKGLQASSVEDASSSSDCVQSQSVTTKLTIKTEPDNDDEYNNSSSVTFSQTVAPQDDQIQASTSKSAGSTRSKPNQQLFSICPSHRRKQSNPKPSVVKSKESNQDNESTELTSITVKTEPEDYDVTETSNLEFSSLDVTRLAEEGVRFKCGPPCNNVWSSWEELTTYCHSYQPSGTGRDQVTLQMTRDTIQTFFAPSEHGYECSFCYKCLGKDTNLADHLALHTVPSVKVKIVRTSTV